TACCTTTTGCACGTAATTCTTCGCATATTTTACCGTGGCCCGTATAATCGAAAATTAGCACATCTGCCCAGTCTATATGCTTTTTCCAATCTTGTACTTTTTTAATAAAGCCATAGCCTATTTCTCGCGATGCCTTGTCTTCAATATACATTTTAACCTCATTACCTTCTTGCAAAGTGGCCAAAGCAATGTCTAAGGATTCTCCCCAACGGGATATAAAAAGGAATTTTCTATTATTAATTTCTTTACTCAATGTAATTTTTGTTTAAACTTAATTTAAATAAAAAGGCTTTACCATTAGGTTATCTAAATTAATACCCTGTAAGTATACCTTATTTTTTTTCAATTAGCGTTATATCTTTTAGTGTTAACACTTGGTAAGGTTCATTATCTTCATCTACAAGTTCTTCTGCGGTATAGGTTACTTTAAATATTTTCCCTATTAACTTGCGGTCTGCTAACACATATTTTTTGCTTGCAGCCTCTTCTATAGTGGCAAAAGCATAGGTGGTGAAATCTTCTTCTGAAGAAAAATAATACACCCCTTCTTCCAGGCCTTCGTAAACAATGGTTACTGTAATTTCTTCTTGTGAGAAAGAAACTAATGAAGTTAAAAAAAATAAAATAGAAATACTTAGTGTTTTTATCATGATTTTAAAGTTTTAAATTGAACAAATTGAATTTCTCAACATCTAGATTACCCCTTGTACCTCGTACAACATAGTAACAAAACAATAAAAATTACTTAGCGCGGTAAAAATATATTAGTGAAATACCTAGGAACCCTCAAGGCTGTACCTAAACAGATAAAGGGTATTATAGCGTGATGAAATGAAATCTGCTGATTTATTTGGTAATCCACCCCGTAGATTGTTTTTGAAAATGATTTCAAAATAGTCAAAAACCCAAATTTAAGTAGTATTCTCAAAGTGCTCTCCAAGTAGGTTTGAACACATTTATTTAGCCCACAAATGACGTAAAAAAAACAATATGTTGTACAGAATTAATTAGAAAAATAAGTTTCTAAAAAAACCAGTAACTTTACCTAAAAATTCATTTTTGTATACGATAGTTGACATAGAAACAACCGGAAACGGAGTTAAAGAAAGTAAAATAACCGAAATTTCTATCTTTAAATATGATGGTTATACGGTGGTTGATGAATTTACAAGCTTGGTCAATCCAGAATGTGAAATTCCTTTTTTTATTACCGGACTAACGGGGATTGATAATGACCTGGTTCGAAATGCTCCTAAATTCTGGGAAATAGCAGACAACATTTTAAGCATCACAGAAGGTACTATCTTTGTTGCACACAATGTAAACTTTGATTATCGTATTATTCAGAATGAACTAAAAACACTAGGGCTTGATTTTTCAAGAAAAAAGCTATGCACGGTTAGACTTTCAAGAAAGCTACTCCCCGGATATAATTCTTACAGTTTAGGAAAATTATGTACTGCTCTAAAAATACCCTTAAAAGACAGGCATAGAGCACGGGGAGATGCACATGCAACGACTATTTTATTTGAAAAATTATTGCGAACAGCTGATGCCCCTGAAGTTTTTAAAACTTTTTTAAATGCCAAATCTCAAGAAGCTACTTTACCACCAAACTTACCCAAAGAAGATTTTGAAAAGCTACCCAAAAAACCTGGAGTTTATTATTTTAAAAATGCCCATGGAAAAATCATCTATGTAGGTAAAGCCATCGATATAAAAAAACGTGTTTTGAGTCACTTTTATGATAAGTCTTCACGAGAAGTTATCATGTGTCAAGAAACCGCAGCCATCGATTTTGAATTATCTGGGAGTGAGGTTCTAGCATTATTACTAGAGTCTGACGCTATAAAACAACATTACCCAGTGCATAATCGAGCACAAAAAAGAAAAATACAGGCCTATGGTATTTTTAGTTATGAAGACAGAAATGGCATTCTTCACTTAGCCTCAAACACCTTAGCTCTAGCCCCTAATTCATTTTACACCTTGTACAGCAAAACAAATTGTCGCATATTTTTACAAGAGGTCTGTAAAGCCTATAAACTTTGTCCTAAATTTTGTCATCTTCAAGAAAATATCGCACAATGCTCACATTATGACATCATAGGTTGTGATGGAATTTGCCGCGGAACAGAAGACATTCTGCATTATAATACTAAGGTGACTGATTTTATAGCTATGATGAAAGAAAAATCTAACAGTTTTATCATAAAAGAAAAGGGAAGGACTCCCGAAGAAATAGCCCTAATTTTAGTACAAGACAACCTCTACCAAGGCTATTGTTTTATCGCTAATACTGAAACTATAACTAAGCTAGATGATGTCGTTAATTTTATCACTTTTCAAAAAAACACCTTTGAAACCCAACAAATCATCAGCAACTACAGTACAAAATTTCCTGAAAAAATCATGGCAATAAAAAATAGGCTACATTCAGCGCACTAATCCCTATTTTAAGATACCTTCAAAAACTACTACAGCGTTGATTTTTATAGTACTGTGCGCTAGCTAAAACACTAAAATAGCGTTATTTTTTTCTTTCACTGTTCATAAAGGAAATAAGGATAAGGATTAAGGCAACGACTACGGCTGCAAAAATACCTATCATTATTATTCCATTATTCCAGTTTACTAAAGATATAGCGAGTTGATTCATCATCTTGAAGCATTAAATTATGGGGCTAAATTATAGCTCTTGTACTATAAAAAATATGATAAAAATCATATTAGGTATTTTTTAATTGCGTTTGATAAGTTTCTGCAAAAATCTTTTTTCTTGGTGAATTTTGGCGTACTACTTGCTATGCTGAGTTTCTTAAAGTACCACGGAGCTCAACAGCGAAAAAACTTAAAAAAGGGCTGTGCAATCTTTAAAAAAAACACGAAATTCAATAATTCGCACGAAAAATAAAAAACATAGCTTGATCGCTGCAATAACTCTTTTAAAATCAGCACATACAAGGGGAGACTGTTATTTCGAATTTCTCCCTTTGAAAGCTATGGAACTTTTAAAGCGTTGTAGGACAAACGTAGGCTGTCACTGCTACTTTGGTTTCTTTTAAAGCGCCAAAACCTCCGGCAATATCGATAAAATTATGTATACCTCGACTTTTTAATATCGATGCTGCAATTACCGAACGATACCCTCCTGCACAATGAATAAAAAAAGTTTCTTTCTCAGGAAATTCTGTTAGATAATCGTTCAAATTACTTAATGGCGTATTTTCGGCTCCTAATAAGTGCTCTGAGGTATATTCGGTTTCCTTTCGAACATCAAATACAGCGGTACTATTAGCATTTATAGTTTCGGCAACCACTTCGGCAGTTAATGATGTAATGGTATCATATTCTTTTGAGGCTTTTTTCCATGCCTCAAAACCACCTTTTAAAAACCCAATAGTGCCATCAAAACCAACACGCGATAATCGGGTAATAGCTTCTTCTTCTTTTCCTTCTGGAGTCACTAATAACAAGGGTTGTTCTACATCGGCAATAAGTGCGCCTACCCAAGGAGCAAAATCACCATTTAAGCCTATAAAAATTGACCTCGGAATATGTCCTTGAACAAAGTTGTCTTGATGCCTAACATCTAATACAATGGCACCGGTTTCATTCGCTGCGGTTTCGAAAGCATCAGGTGATAAGGCTGTAGCGCCTCTTTGGAGAACATCCTTAAAATCTTCATATCCCTCCTTATTCATTTTTACATTTAATGGAAAGTATTTTGGTGGAGGTAAAAGGCCATCTGTCACTTCCTTTATAAATTCACTTCGCGTCATATCTTTGCGTAAAGCATAATTCATTTTCTTTTGATTGCCTAAGGTATCTACCGTTTCCTTCATCATATTTTTACCACAAGCAGAACCAGCGCCATGCGCAGGGTATACAATAACATCATCAGCTAGAGGCATAATTTTGTTTCTTAAACTATCAAACAAAGTACCGGCCAACTCTTCTTGGGTCATACTCGCAGCTTTTTGCGCTAAATCGGGTCTACCAACATCACCTAAAAACAAGGTGTCCCCTGAAAAAATAGCATGGTCTTTTCCATTTTCATCCCTTAAAAGATAGGTTGAACTTTCTATGGTATGGCCAGGTGTATGTAAGACTTTAATGCTTATAGCCCCTAATTTAAATTCTTGGCCGTCCTCAGCTATGATGCATTCAAAAGACGGGTTGGCGGTAGGGCCATATACAATGTCCGCTCCTGTTTCTTTGGCTAAGGTAATATGTCCACTGACAAAATCTGCATGGAAATGAGTTTCAAAAATGTATTTTATTTTTGCCTTATCCGCAGCTGCTCTTTTAATATAAGGCTGAACTTCTCGTAAGGGATCTATAATGGCCACCTCGCCTTTACTTTCAATATAATAAGCACCTTGTGCTAAACATCCTGTGTATATTTGTTCTATTTTCATAGCTATAAATCTTTTTATTTTTATAAAAATTGCACTACTTTACGACTCAAAAACAACCTAATTAAGATTCTTTTATTGATCAGCAAAAATAGCCTTACTATCATTTAATGTCAGTAACCTAGGTCACATTGACTAGCCCTTACACTGATTTTGAAAGGCTATTTTATCTCTCAAAGCGATAATGGTCGTTGGGTCATCATAAAAAGCTACTGCCTCTTTAATTCGAACGAATAAATACTCTTTATGTAATTCTCCAATAATACCACTATTAAAAATAATATCTCGTGCAGGACCGGTAGCACCTGCGATATAAAATTGAATGTTTTTTTGATGTATTTCTCTAATAACTTTTGCCAAGGTTTCAGCACCAGTAGAATCTATATAATTTATGGCCTCTGCATTTAAAATAACCGCTTTTAGTAGTAATCCTTTCTTTTTTACCTCTTTTAGGAGTTGTTTTTTAAAAAAAGTGCTGTTGCCAAAATACAATTGTGCATCAAACCTCACAATTAACAAATCATCACGATTGATAATTTCATTCGCATATCGATTTACATTTTTATAATAATCTGTCCCTTTTATATTTCCTAAAATTGCAAAATGTGGGTTTGAAGTTCTGTATACCATGAGTAGTAATGAACTTAGCACACCAATTAAAATACCCTCAGGAATCCCAACAAACAAAGTGATGAAAAAAGTGATGAAAAGAATTACAAATTCATCTTTACGCTTGGTCCATAATTGTTTTGCATAAGCAACATCTATCAATCCAAAAACAGAAACCATAATGATGCTCGCCAAAGCTGCATTGGGCAAATAGTAAAAAATTGGCGTTAAAAATAACAAGGTACCTAGGACCAGAAGTATTCCAAAAAGTGCTGATAAATTTGTTTTAGAACCAGCGGTTCCGTTTATGGCTGACCTTGAAAAACTCGCAGTTCCTACATAAGATTGAAAAAAAGAACCTACCATATTTGAAAGCCCTAAAGCCACTAATTCTTGGTTTGATTCGATGGTCTCTTCTCCTGACTTTTCTTCTAAGGCTTTACCAATGGAAATCGCTTCTAAATAGCCTACTAAAGCCAAGGTGATTGCCATAGGCCACAAGTCTAAGGCCTTATCTACATTAAACTCTGGCAACTTAAAACTTGGAAGCCCTGTTGGTATAGATCCAACGATATGTACCCCATAATTTTCTAATCTCAAGAAATAAACGGCCAAAATACTACATACCACAACGATTAAAATAGACGGAATTTTTGGGTTCCATTTCTTGAACAAAAGAATAGTTATGATACCTGCGAATCCGATTCCAAAGTCATAGATATTTGTATTAGGGATGTTTTGAAAAGCGTTGATGACCAGTTGATGAAATTTAGCACTTCCTTCAATGGATGTACCTAATAAATGCTTTAATTGACTAAATATAATCACTATCGCAGCGGCTGAAGTAAAGCCACTAATAACAGGTTTAGATAAGAAATTTACTAAAAATCCCATTTTAAAAACACCCAACACCAACTGAATACTACCTACTAAAAAGGCTAAAAAGATAGCCATAGCAATATAATTTTCAATACCTGTAATGGCTAACGCACCCAAACCAGCGGCTACCAGTAATGAAT
The sequence above is drawn from the Cellulophaga sp. Hel_I_12 genome and encodes:
- a CDS encoding exonuclease domain-containing protein — encoded protein: MYTIVDIETTGNGVKESKITEISIFKYDGYTVVDEFTSLVNPECEIPFFITGLTGIDNDLVRNAPKFWEIADNILSITEGTIFVAHNVNFDYRIIQNELKTLGLDFSRKKLCTVRLSRKLLPGYNSYSLGKLCTALKIPLKDRHRARGDAHATTILFEKLLRTADAPEVFKTFLNAKSQEATLPPNLPKEDFEKLPKKPGVYYFKNAHGKIIYVGKAIDIKKRVLSHFYDKSSREVIMCQETAAIDFELSGSEVLALLLESDAIKQHYPVHNRAQKRKIQAYGIFSYEDRNGILHLASNTLALAPNSFYTLYSKTNCRIFLQEVCKAYKLCPKFCHLQENIAQCSHYDIIGCDGICRGTEDILHYNTKVTDFIAMMKEKSNSFIIKEKGRTPEEIALILVQDNLYQGYCFIANTETITKLDDVVNFITFQKNTFETQQIISNYSTKFPEKIMAIKNRLHSAH
- a CDS encoding SulP family inorganic anion transporter; translated protein: MKKYIPLLDWLPNYKRSNLLKDLIGGFTVGIILVPQGMAYAMIAGLPPVYGLYTALVPVFMYMILGTSKQISVGPVAMDSLLVAAGLGALAITGIENYIAMAIFLAFLVGSIQLVLGVFKMGFLVNFLSKPVISGFTSAAAIVIIFSQLKHLLGTSIEGSAKFHQLVINAFQNIPNTNIYDFGIGFAGIITILLFKKWNPKIPSILIVVVCSILAVYFLRLENYGVHIVGSIPTGLPSFKLPEFNVDKALDLWPMAITLALVGYLEAISIGKALEEKSGEETIESNQELVALGLSNMVGSFFQSYVGTASFSRSAINGTAGSKTNLSALFGILLVLGTLLFLTPIFYYLPNAALASIIMVSVFGLIDVAYAKQLWTKRKDEFVILFITFFITLFVGIPEGILIGVLSSLLLMVYRTSNPHFAILGNIKGTDYYKNVNRYANEIINRDDLLIVRFDAQLYFGNSTFFKKQLLKEVKKKGLLLKAVILNAEAINYIDSTGAETLAKVIREIHQKNIQFYIAGATGPARDIIFNSGIIGELHKEYLFVRIKEAVAFYDDPTTIIALRDKIAFQNQCKG
- a CDS encoding rhodanese-like domain-containing protein, which codes for MKIEQIYTGCLAQGAYYIESKGEVAIIDPLREVQPYIKRAAADKAKIKYIFETHFHADFVSGHITLAKETGADIVYGPTANPSFECIIAEDGQEFKLGAISIKVLHTPGHTIESSTYLLRDENGKDHAIFSGDTLFLGDVGRPDLAQKAASMTQEELAGTLFDSLRNKIMPLADDVIVYPAHGAGSACGKNMMKETVDTLGNQKKMNYALRKDMTRSEFIKEVTDGLLPPPKYFPLNVKMNKEGYEDFKDVLQRGATALSPDAFETAANETGAIVLDVRHQDNFVQGHIPRSIFIGLNGDFAPWVGALIADVEQPLLLVTPEGKEEEAITRLSRVGFDGTIGFLKGGFEAWKKASKEYDTITSLTAEVVAETINANSTAVFDVRKETEYTSEHLLGAENTPLSNLNDYLTEFPEKETFFIHCAGGYRSVIAASILKSRGIHNFIDIAGGFGALKETKVAVTAYVCPTTL